The nucleotide sequence atttatattatcctttccaatttttttatctttgctGGAGGAggaattagaagaaaaaaagtgcAGGGGTGTTCTAGGTCATTTGTGGGTCCCTTCAATCCGATGATCCATACAAGTTTATCAGGTAATTTATTTGAATTCATTTGAGTTTGGATTCAACTCAATTCAACCCACTCAAATTTAAAGTGATTTGGATTggattgttgtttatgttttcaaatACATGAATTCACAAATTTGACTCATTCAaataaactttgatttttttttttaggagagtAAACCTTGAGTTTATTATATATAGATTAAGGCTTTTATGTGTTAGTAAATCATAATGGATAACCAACAAtatcaaaacaatagaaagaaaaagtaaaaatataatataaatatttgaaagaaaattatcacaaaaatgatcaaaaaatagtttatataaatatcattcatcTATCCATATTGACATGTTTGATTGTACATTCATTACCTTTTTCAAGGGTACGATGTAAAATGGTTTTCCAATCCAAAATTCAGGAGGATAAAgtaaaaatagtgagaaaacaatagagagataaagtaaaaataatgtgagtatgagagataaagttgtcacaaaagttgtcattaaatagatgttcaaatatcatttctctattgcAGAAATGATATTCTAACAACCTAGGTTGTTGTTACGACAACATATTATTATACGGCCTAGGTTGTTGTCCACTTATTTTTGGATGTTCATATATCACTCTTCTTTTTAATACTACATATTTTTCTCGACAAATGTATTTTGTGGTTGAACTTTGATGGCGAAATATGGGATGCTTATATGATATCTAACTTGATTTTATGGAAATGAACTATTAAGTGAGAACTCACCTAGACATTGTTTTACATCAAAACTGTTTCTTTTGTGATATGGATTAATGACGGGGTGTATACGAACCGGtttttaaggatgagttaggcctccaatttcattatggtatcagagcctgtcgaattcaagggccaCCTACCGATTCACGCACCAAACCCAAAGAGTGTTGGGCGTGACaggggtgtattgggaaaaaaaatccatgtcccacaTAAGATATATAAGACTCTTGGTAAAAGTTTATATAGAGGAGACAATTCTCACCTTAAGAATCAAtttttaaggatgagttagacctcCAATTTTATTAGATCGTGTCATCAACTGAGTTGTCAGATAAGCATCTCATTTATCACATCatcaaagagaaaattggcGATATAAAAATAGGAGTACCAAAATCGCAAAGAAGGCAAAATGGAGAAACCAAAATgagatttaataaaaaaaaaataaaaaactttgttGTGCATGCGTGGTACCACATTGGATTTGTCATGGTCATGATTAActactgtaattttttttactatgactacggtaatttttaaaatatacactttgtGTCTAtctatttagaaaaaataaatgaaaatcaCATTAACAAAACACATCTATCAAACTCTTTACTTTCTATCTTATTAAATGTAAGTCAAATTCACACATGTACTCAAACATGCTATATTTAACTTGCAAAATGACGATAACTCATCGTGATTCTGAAAAAGCCACGGTGTCCCATGATATGAAACATGCATGTaatcataatttataattatgcaataaatgtatatatacatatatgtggTCTCACACATACCATACATTATGATTAAAGTTGCAGTTCTCACATCCATTGTTTTTTAGAAACACAtagaaatgacaaaaaaaaaaaaaaaacagtggtAGTTAACTAGCGCTGACTTCAAAATAGAAAATCGgtagtagttaactaccgctgagtTTTTTGGTCATTTACTAATGTCTCTAAGAAACAATGGATGTAAGAACAACAACACTCCATCATGATTTCCTAATGGGCTTATTGGGCCTcatgaaatgaaagaaaaagccCATTTTGAACTacaaacaagaacaagaacataTGTCCACACCACACAATCTCAAATTCTCATATCTAATCTCATCTGCAAAAAAATGGCGCAGTGCATTACCAATACCTTTGTTCAAGGAAAACCATTCCTTCCACTTCCCACAAAAAACGTAGTAACCAACCACTTCCTTAAAATTTCCAATTATTGTTTCTGTATTAAACTAaccaacatgtttttttttgtagttgcagaatcaaaaaggaaaaaaagtggGCAATTTCGGAGTGTATTGTAAGAAGAAAGACATACACCCAAAATTCCATGAAGATGCTAAGGTTTACTGTAATAACGAGCTTGTGATGACAACTGGTGGAACCCAGAAAGAGTATGTGGTTGATGTTTGGTCTGGGAACCATCCATTTTACCTAGGTAACAGGTCTGCTCTTATGGTGAGTGATGATCAGGTGGAGAAGTTTCGTAAGAAGTTCGGTGAATTGTCACAGATTATGGAGATTCCTGTGCTTAAAGGTGAGATTGTTATTCCTTCTAGACGTAAAGGGATTAAAAGTGGTGGAGGGAAGAAGAAGTGAGTTATTTGTGTTGGAATTGTAATTTGATTGTATGGTGTTTGTTAAAATGTTTCtatgagtttttgttttgtattttgaatgattatttatttgatgttgtttttgttagTAATTCATGTTTGGATTGTTGCGAGATTGGTATAATCACTGTGAGCCAATGTGATTTTGGATAACCAAAACTACATTTTGGAGCTTCGGAACTCGTTGTgaatccaaacatacacttataTGAGAAACAAATATGGTTTTGGATTCCCTATTGTCTGCATTTACGCAATCATGAATCTCGACTATTGAATTGGATGAAGTTATATTTTAAAGAAGATTTCTTAATGCTGTGTCTGTTTTTCATCCAATGGTTGAGATTTGTTGGCTGTTGTTGTAATGTGTGATTCTTTCAATTGTAAAGAAACATGGTTTTTGATATATTTCGAAAGGAACTTGCATGTTGTGTATGCTTTTTTAACAGGCAAATGTTATTAAGCTAGTTGCCAAGTTAATTTCTAAGGATCAAACTCTGAACTTTGTGCTTAAAACTAATGAAGCGTCCATTAGTTTACTAATCGGGCTATTTAGTTGAGATGTGTGGTGTACGAttctaaaatattagaaacTTTGTTGAACTTGGGTACCATTTGCTACTGCAAAGAAAGTACGGCCACAAAGCTTacctttgttttaattttatcaattaAGAATTGAGGAGGGCAATGAGCACTATCTTTCTAATAATGACATCTCTAACACTCATTCTTTTCATTTATTGGATGAAACCAATCTCGGtatcatattttgaaaatgaattccACATAAAGTGATGAACCCATATGAGTTATACTTATACTCGAGTGTTAAAAAAAGAGTGTTTCTAACTTTTATCTTAAGAATTAGACGATGCCTTAATTCTTGGAGCTAAACTAGTTAAGGGCGTGCAAAAGGAGTTATAGCTATTATGCTTGAACCCTTAACTATGGTTGTGATCATCTATGAATGTGAGTGTGTACTGTGTGAATATGAGTATAAATTTTACAGTTGAAAAAGGTTCAACTCCAAATATCTTTAccactaatttttgtttcttcaaaaaaatctttaccactatttttttctcttttgaattTGGCGGATAACAAGGAAGAAAACATCCATAGATTCATTGGGTTGTGAAAGTATTTGGAGATCCAATCAAAATCTGACAAAAATTTCACTCTGGGTTGGAAAATATTGTGATTTTGCTGAAAGAAGGATGGATTAGGAGTCTAATCCACAAATCTCACGTGTCATCATACTGATATGGCAATAGCCGTGGAAATTTTATTGTTGTAGagtacttttattttatgtttttggagagtttagtctattttgttacatataattttaaaaaattgaaactagaaCATGATAGAGATCAAAATGGAATTTTAGCTTAATTATACTTGCTGTACTTCATATTTGATCTAAAACTTGTttggtaatttatttttttcttcttgtttatcATTAAACATTTGTCATTGACAACGTTAAATTCATCCAATGTGGAGATAAAACGAACATGTTTCACCTCTCTATATCTTCTTTCAAATCCACTTCTTCTCGCCTTCTCACACTATAACATGGCGATGACATCCTCTTCTCATCAGGGACGGATGCAGGTTAAAGTTTATGTAAGCTTGTGCCTGCACTAaggtcataatttttttttttttatagtagtaataaataatatatgcgCCTTCTCATactgatattttctttttagaattatttttggTGAACTTAATCAAATGTTGACATGATACTTTGAGATGGAAGAACAACCCTCTAACTCATGTTTAACATCAACTTGAAAACGTATTAGATTATGAGCCTATTTGATGAACTCTAAATATCaatttgagaattttgttgAGGAAACCAAATGATGAACCCAACGTCTATTTGATTATTACAAGTTTATTAATTCTCACTGgtgtttcttttttgaaaaagcaaaTTATTCcatcaaaattaacatcatCGAACTTAAGATCTTAAAAGGAGCATACTCCAAGATCTTAAGTCATACATTATTTTTCATAGGTCTAGTGATAActataagaaaatattatcaAGCGAGTGCCACCTGCATTAGTTTTCTATAAATTGTCGAtgctgtatatttttttttattagttgtaTGTAACGTTgcgtaacaaaattaaaagactAATAATGTTCACTACTATAAAAGATTGAAGACTCAAaggaataataaaaaatagataagaGATTAGAACAAATTTTGGATTAAAGATAAATGAagaaaagtataattaaacCTATATTTTTAAACTGCAGTAAAAATCGAATTTAGAATAAATAGCATGCTTATATCTTCCGAAAGCAACAAGTACTTGTAGTCTAGTAATGTGGGAATACATTTTGTCACTCATTCGTTCAAACTACAGAAAATCTAAAATACATAGAAGCAACATAAaccgaaaaaagaaaaagagtgcTAGATATTATCAAACATTATTGAAGTTGGATTCTCCCaacttttataaaacaaatacaCATGATTGTTTGTGTTTCATTGTCGCTTGACAAGAGAAATGACCAAATTGATGCATTTGGTTCTAGTTTTGGACAAATGATCCTCCACATGTTTAGCATACCTTTGAAACAACTCATCCATTATATGACTCCCAAAATGATATTCCAACATGGACTCAACCACAGCCCTTAAGGTCTTTGCAACTCGTTCTCCACTTGACATTGTATCACCACCACTTTGCAATTCTATCCCAGTATCCCAATCAATTTCATAAGCTTCATGAGAATCTACCATGAACGACCCTTCCTTTTCAATCTCCATTTTCAATTCTTCAAAACAAGGTGTATAGTAAGGAGCGTTAAAAGAATCcaccttttcttcttcaacaaGACCCTATATATGTTGaccaaaggaaaataaataaaatataaataatttaaggaaaTTGCTAAGTGTTGCGAGAGAAATCCTCGCGAAATTTCCATGAAATGGTTTCAAACAGTATCTCACATAAAACACACATCCATTACCACCTTGTTTTTCGGACCAGcaacacaaaaataattttactctACATACTGTCTCTCAAACTACACCAACTCATCCGTTTTTTCACGCAAGCAACACATTTTATTGACTAAAAGTTATTTCGGGATTATTAATTTTAAGTCAAAAGTATACTTCTAAAAATTATGGAGAGGGGTTTTAGCcctctttgtaattttttttttatttttttaaggattttgtAGTAGCGTGTACGGTACGGTAGTAGAGAAGTAACCCTAATGTAAGTGGAAAACAATTGAAGTACCTctaaaaccaaagtcataagAGCCTGTGCTAAAAGTTCCCATTGATAGCAACAGTTGGGTGATGTTGGGTCCATGGATTCTCTGCCCATAAAAGAAAGGACCATTCGTCCCCCATGCACCATTTCTTGAGAACGTGACTCAAGAAACtgtgaaaaatcatttttaaattgttgtgaATAAGCTTTTAGCACACAATTGGGACTGCTCTTTGATATGTATAGTTTTCCTTTGTTCAACCCTTTCCCTCTTTCATCCTCCAAACCACGTGGAACCTGCAAAAAGaataacaaatagataatttGCCAGGTGTCAATGATGTCAAACCTAAATTCTCTCCTCAATAGTTGATTTGTACgtttgttttatttagattaGACTAGATTTAGATGTTAAAAATCACTAAAGTGTATAGTGAAAATATTAAGCAATGTTGTTAAAAGAAATTCATTATCATGATGtagatgtatatataatatatccgggttcgaacccgaaTCACGACGTTCGATCTTGTAATTTTGGTATTTGTCGGTTGAGTTAGAGcttctaatatttttaatttattaatttattaattaagggttaatattatttctttacaCATTCAGATCCGCTTTATTTTACCAattctagtttttttatttaaataatttatatatatcttagtattttttttttaagaaatatattagtatttactttttttttttataaaggaaaTATCAGTATTTTCTAGTTACTAATGCTTCATGCTCTATCTAAATATAGAACTCatcgatttttatttttttttgacaaaaagaacTCATCAATGTATCTAacataaattcatcaaaatgaATTTGTGAGgcatagttttaattttaaattggtaattttttttataatattaaaaaataaaaaaatagtatataattaaaatttacttaaagTAGTAAGGACCATCTTTGGACcaaatccaattttttattttttttagaatagacaaaatgaattatattaaagaACTAAAGAATTATAAGCACCACAAAGAGTGGAAGATAAGAAATCAAGAGTCAATACAAAGAGAAAATACAAACTGGTCACCAACAAAACACATCAATCAAAACACTAgttagaaaacaaaaacatatgcATGCAAACACAAGAAAGGATTAATCCACCAGCAATGTAAATCAAAAGTTAAATTTTCGTTGTTAGCTTTTaaccactaaaaaaattaaaactttataTTATCAAATAAATGATTTAGAGAAGattcttatttatatttttcattaaattactttttaccAACATATGCTTCTAATTATTTTACATCTTTCTCTACAACAaccaacaataaatattataatattgtaaaaataacaataaacaatataatggaaatattaattatttctctTCTATATATGAAGGATAaattttagtattattattaacttTCTTAGTTCTCATAATTTACTTAATGATGAGATCTTAATAAGATcatcttatatttaaaaacgatATATAATGTTAAGACATGCCTAAAGTTTGATGACAAGAAATACAAGTACGtccttctcaaaaaataaaataatgtttcatGGACACCCTTTATTTCTCCATACATATATTGTACCATCTTATGTGAGAGACATAAACAGTGAGTTTTTTGTGTGTCGAGACCACATAGACACTTGTCACAATTGTATGTGGGTGTACAAATGGTACATGTCACCTAAGGTGGTCTATGTATCACTACCCAAATAAAAAGTACTAGTACTTTAAACgttataaaattcaaatcactgatgatttttttttgaacaatcaaaaatggaattatattaacaacaaGAGTCTCATTAGCACAAGGCGTGCCTCAAAGACTCGTCAAGAAACACCAAAAAGTAGAAGTCAGTACAACAACGAAACCAACTCAGCCAATACCCAAACATTGTAAAGGGCTTGACCACCAACTATTAGTGCCAAATATAAAAGAGACTTTTCTAGCTTTCAACCAACCTAAAGACAGATATTTTACTTTGTCAAGCAACCTGGGCAAAGGAGTAACATAattattaaatgataaaattatttgattagaCTATTTTGTAAACATATTaataaaaagtataaatattattttggtctctatcaatatattatttttgtttttaatctttcTAAATAAATCTTTGattctttatatattaaaatggaCAAAAGTTCAAAATTTTGTTGAGTTTTAATCCTTGCAAATATAATACTCATTACTTTTAATCCAcgttatatttttgttaaagtaTTCGGAAGTGTGTGTTTAAGTTACATAATCAAGCAAGCCCTAAATGTCTTATAAATTCAACCAGATCAATCAATCAGTGTTAGTtgagaagataaaataaaaatggtattATGTAAGAACAAACTTACATGTCTCTCATTGCAAGAACTATTTTTTAACATGATGCATGTAAGAACAAAATATACTAATTAAGTGTTTGGAGAACAAACTAACCTGAGAAAGCCAATGGAGGCTTGAAGAAGAGTGCACAAAATGAAGGGACTTAGTTGGGAAGAGTCTACCATAAAAAGTGCCCGGTACAGCAGAAACAAAACAATTAGAACCATTGTGATTATCATGATTATTGTATCCCATGTCTTGCCTTAGTTTTTTGTGAAAAGATGGCAAAGAAGCAAAAATGTTGTTGAAGTCATTGGTGAAAAGGTCATTCATATACAACATTAGTTCCTTTGGTGCTGTTTGATTCATCATGCTTGAGGTTTCATTTATAGCTTCAACTATTTCTGAAATTACACTTAAGGCATTAGGTCCGGATGAGCAACCTAAGTCAGCAATTCCCATCTTCATTATTGGCCATCGTTTTGTTGAGCATAGAATTTCCACAATAGCTTTCTTTGTTGCTTGATTTGTCAATAATATTATCTTCCTCTGCAAATTTCATTTAcacaaattaaaacatacattgccaattaatgtttttaatttacatCTCAATTCGAAATGTTTTCAATTTACGTGTCATTGAcacatgttattttatttaattgtattGTAAAATGTTACAAACAATTTTTGGTCTTTATCATTTGATTCTTAGGAATTAAGAGCCATGATAATCTAGAGTTTGGAGAATAACTACTTTTGTTAGAATTTGAACTCGTGTTTTCTCTGAAGATTTGTCTAAGTTTATTAAACCAGTTGAACCCTACTACGTACCtactataaattttttgaatcttAAGCAAATACGTGTGTACCTGGAGGAAAGAGTTCATGGCATAGCTAGTTTCGTCAACTCCTTTGTTCATGTGAAGTGTTTCCACAGtttccattttcttttctttacagATAAGAAGGTGATGAATGTGCTTTTCAATTAGGTAAACTTCTTAAGCAATAAATACGTGTGTATCTGAGTAGGTAGACTTCTTTCTCCTACTCTTTTGAATGCTAGTTGGTCTAGCTTCGCTCCTCAAAAGGTTCAAGAAATCTCTTGGCAATTAATCTGTGGGAAGCTTTCAATTCGAGGAAATTTAAATAGAAAGGGGAGTATTGTTGGAGGGAGGGAGTCTCGATTGTGTGTGGTCAGGGCCGTTCCGATAAAATTGGAGGTCaagttcaaatattaaaaatggaCCCTCCAtgaaaaaataagattttttaagCAATATAGTAATCATCTATTTAAGttgtaaataataaatagtCATTCTTATAAGTTTGTATGGAAGGAACTAACTAACAACTAGTTGTTTTACTATTAAAAATTCAGTTTATAATTAAAAGAAACGccaaaaacttaaaaagaatCATCATTTTGTTTAGTGCAAAATGGACCTTGAGTATattggttgttgttgcttaAAAAAAGTGACTTTGCTATCTAAATAGTGACAAACTAGTACTAATATCGGAAAAAATAGTAGCAAATTAATACTGGCATGCATGACTAAAcataaaacaatagaaaaaaaaatattaattagttaatagttttttttttgtcaagtagcctagtgactagagctcacacaatttaattgtggagaagtggggtgtccggggttcgaactccggcccctgcatataatatgcaatattcctaccaactgagctaaccTCACGGGGATATAGATTTAACTTGTGTTGTTAATGGAAACAGATGAAAAAAATCAAGGTATATAGTAGTTTTCTATATTCATAGATAACTCTgaaattcatattcaattgtAATAGCCTAGTAGTTATATATGTAATTGCgacttttatatatttgattcaaattcaCACAAAATATTTGGGATTGAACCAAGTGCATTCCATTTTACCACTAAACCATTACAACATgtctattgtttttttatatattttaattattatatatacctAACACTTTTGGGtactacattaaaataaaaaattgaggcTCCTAAGACCGCGAGGCCCGGCGCCATAGCTCACCTTGGGCGTGCTAAGGGTAGGGCCTGTGTAGGGTCCCCATAGGTGGCGGAAGTGaaagaccattttttttttgtacgtGTCGCTTTGTCGAAAGAGTTTGGTATTTGATTCTTAATAAGTGGATAggaacaaaaaaacaatttgaaacaTCGAAAAAGGTTAACTCTAATTTGATatacaacaatttgaaagatTTGGTAACAtggtga is from Medicago truncatula cultivar Jemalong A17 chromosome 1, MtrunA17r5.0-ANR, whole genome shotgun sequence and encodes:
- the LOC25482170 gene encoding 50S ribosomal protein L31, chloroplastic isoform X1 produces the protein MAQCITNTFVQGKPFLPLPTKNLQNQKGKKVGNFGVYCKKKDIHPKFHEDAKVYCNNELVMTTGGTQKEYVVDVWSGNHPFYLGNRSALMVSDDQVEKFRKKFGELSQIMEIPVLKGEIVIPSRRKGIKSGGGKKK
- the LOC25482170 gene encoding 50S ribosomal protein L31, chloroplastic isoform X2, whose amino-acid sequence is MAQCITNTFVQGKPFLPLPTKNNQKGKKVGNFGVYCKKKDIHPKFHEDAKVYCNNELVMTTGGTQKEYVVDVWSGNHPFYLGNRSALMVSDDQVEKFRKKFGELSQIMEIPVLKGEIVIPSRRKGIKSGGGKKK
- the LOC25482171 gene encoding probable jasmonic acid carboxyl methyltransferase 2, with amino-acid sequence METVETLHMNKGVDETSYAMNSFLQRKIILLTNQATKKAIVEILCSTKRWPIMKMGIADLGCSSGPNALSVISEIVEAINETSSMMNQTAPKELMLYMNDLFTNDFNNIFASLPSFHKKLRQDMGYNNHDNHNGSNCFVSAVPGTFYGRLFPTKSLHFVHSSSSLHWLSQVPRGLEDERGKGLNKGKLYISKSSPNCVLKAYSQQFKNDFSQFLESRSQEMVHGGRMVLSFMGRESMDPTSPNCCYQWELLAQALMTLVLEGLVEEEKVDSFNAPYYTPCFEELKMEIEKEGSFMVDSHEAYEIDWDTGIELQSGGDTMSSGERVAKTLRAVVESMLEYHFGSHIMDELFQRYAKHVEDHLSKTRTKCINLVISLVKRQ